From the genome of Mucilaginibacter paludis DSM 18603:
TCCATAACAATACGCCAACTGCATCGGGTAGCATGTAAAAGGGGGCTATAACCAGCGCGAATATTGGCCCGTAGTGGTTTTTATCCTCAAAAAACTGCGGATACGGGGAAAATAGATTTTGCTGATGAATGAGGTTGTAGAAGGTATACTTATATATTTTGTAATTGTTGATCTGGTGGATCAACAGCTCTTTAATGGCCGCTATAAAGCTTAAGCCAAACCATAACGTTAATACAAAATACTTGTTGGTGAACAGTTTTTTTATCGTTAGCATCAAAACAAAGGGAATGTAAGTTTGGTGTTACAAACATATAAAATATATGTACGTTGTAGGAATAAATAATTCAAATTGGTTTTTGTGGTAGTTAACAGAAGCATCGCTTTGCTGCCAATTTCGAAAAATTAGTCGGTTGTTATAGCTTAAAGTGTTTAACAAAAAAAGGCTCCCTGTAAAACAAGGAGCCTCCCGGACAACTAAAGAAATCTACCTATAAAACTTCAGTTGCCACATCATCCATCACACTTAACCTCACATCTTTCAAATCGCCTGCAAAGGCAACAAAAGCATTCTCAGTTAATATACGGTGTTGGTTGGCGATTAGATTTTGTAATTTGATAGTTCCTATAACAAAACGGAATTTACCGGAATAAAAACGTTCGTGGATGTAATCAAAGTTAAGCGCCTCAATCAGTTCTTCATCGTCATAACGTACATAAACGTTCAGCTCGATATCGTTGGTAAACTTGAGGTCTTTCTTTTCGTGCGTTTTTTTGTATTCGTACTGGTAATCGTAGCGCAAAGCTGCTATATCTGATAATACAGCCGAGCCAGTGGGATGGCCGCCAGCGCCCTTACCGAAAAAGAATTGCTGATCGGCGAAGGCGGCCTGCACTACTACGCCATTGTATTCGTTATCAACGTTATATAAAAACTCGGTGCTGTTTACAAATTTTGGCATTACAAATAAGGCTACATGCTGCGAGTCGAGCTCTTTAGCGGCAGGCACCAGCTTAATTTTAAGGCGTTTTTCTTTGGCGTACTGTAGGTCGTAGGTGGATAGGTTCTGGATGCCGATATTCAACACCTCTTCGGGCTTAACAATTACGCCATAAGCGTGCGCGGCTGCTATAACAAGTTTGTATTTAGGGTCAAAGCCGCCAACATCTGATGTGGGGTCGGTTTCGGCGAAACCAAGGTCCTGCGCTTGTTTTAGCGCCGTATCGTAGTCCAGGCCCTCGTTGTAAACTTTGGATAAAATGTAATTGGAAGAGCCGTTAAAAATACCGCTGATAGAATGCAACAATTCGTTATCGTAATACTCTTCCAGGTTACGGATGATGGGGATACTGCCGCATACCGCACCTTCGTATAAAAGCGATGTGCCGTATTGTTTTTGCAGGTAGATGAGTTCTTCCAGGTTATCGGCAATCATTTTTTTACTGGCCGAAACTACATTCTTGCCTGATGTTAAAGCTTTTTTAACAATCTCGAAGGCTGCTTTAGAATCATTGATCAACTCAACCACCGTATTAATTTCCGGGTCGTCCAGTATCTCGTCCCGGTCGGTCGTAAACAGTTCAGCGGGTAAAGTGCGCTTTTTGTTAGGGTCTTTGATCGCGAATTTTACGATCTCGAAGTTCAGTTGTTTCGTCTTAATAATGTCGTATAATCCCTGGCCCACTACACCGAAGCCAAAAATACCGATCCTTAGTTTTTTACTCATCTTAAAAATTATGCAGTTTGCATTTTAACCACTTTCCCGTTCAGGTTGTTGCCTAAAAAGGACTCGATTGTTTTTGTTAATATTTCTGTTTCTATTAAAAAGCTGTCGTGCCCGTATATCGAATCAAATTCCGAATAAACGGCGTTGGGGATATGCTGATACAGATATTGCTGCTCCGAAACGGGGAACAGGATATCCGATTTAATGCCGATAACCAATGTGGGGGCCTTAACCTGGCTCAAAGCCTGCTCCACACCCTGGCGGCCACGGCCCACGTTGTGCGAATCCATCGCTTTGCTTAAATACCAATAGCTGTAAGCGTTAAAGCGTTTAAGCAGTTTTTCGCCCTGATAGCCCTGGTACGATGATGATTTATAATTATCCAGCTTCTCGTTATCATCATCCTGCTGGGTAGCCTGGTAAGTTTCATATCCCCGGTAGGATAACAGGGCCATACTGCGTGCCGCTTTTAACCCCTTGCTGCCGCCATCGGGCTGGTTGGCGTAAAATGTACGATCGGTACTAATGGCCAACCTTTGCGACTCGTTAAAGGCGATGCCCCAGGGCGAATGTTTGGCGTTGGTAGCAATCAGGATCTGGTAATTGATCCTTTCGGGCTCAATGATAGACCATTCCATAGCCTGCTGGCCGCCTAATGAACCGCCAATTAAAACCTTGATCTGATCGACACCTAAATGATCGGCCAGCAGCTGATGCGCGTGCACCATATCACGAATGGTAACCTGCGGGAACGCCAAGTAATAGGGTTGTTGGGTAACCGGGTTAATGCTCAACGGATTGGTTGACCCATAAGGTGAGCTTAAAACGTTGGCGCAAACTATGTAATGCTCTTCGGGGTTAAAAAGATTATTCTCTCCAAACAAGCCTGCCCACCAGTCCAGCACATCCGAGTTGGCCGTGAGCGCGTGGCAAACCCAGATCACATTATTGCGGTTTTTATTGAGTTTACCAAAAGTATGGTAGCCAATTTGCAGCCCGTGCAACTTCTGCCCGCACTCCAGGGTAAATGTTTTTGAATATTTAAATATTTCTGCGCTCATCAGGGCCTACCTCAATCTGCTCTTTTAAAAGGAGCAGTTTTTGTTAATTTTTTATTTATTTCCCCCTCGCCGGAAGAGGGGGAGGGATTACATCAGTTTTATGCTTCCTCTAATTCCAGGTGTTTAATTTTGGCAAAAGCCTGTTCAAAGTCAGCCTTAATATCGTCAATGTGCTCAATGCCTACGGCTACCCTTAATTGGGTTGGGGTAACACCGGCGGCGGCCTGCTCCGTATCTGATAATTGCTGATGTGTTGTGGCCGATGGTTGGATGATCAAGGTTTTTGCATCGCCCACGTTAGCCAGGTGACTCACCAGTTGTAAGCTGTTGATAAACTGACCGGCATTTTCTTTTTCGCCCTTAATCTCGAAAGATAATACGGCGCCAAATCCATTTTTAAGATATTTTTTGGCCAATTGATGGTGTGCCGATGATTCGAGCCCCGGATAATTTACTTTGGCTACCTGCGGATGATTTTCCAACCATTTAGCAAGTTCTAACGCATTATCAACATGGCGCTGAACGCGTAAAGACAAAGTTTCCAAACCCTGGATGAGCAGGAAAGAGTTAAATGGCGATTGCGATGAACCGAAATCGCGCAGACCCTCAACCCGGGCACGGATGATGAACTGGATATTGCCGAAGGGGCCGCCAACGCCAAATACATCAGCGAAAACCAAGCCGTGATAACCTTCGGAAGGCTCAGTAAATTGTGGGTACTTGCCGTTGCCCCAGTTGTAGTTGCCGCCATCAACAATAACGCCGCCAATGCTGGTGCCATGGCCGCCAATCCATTTAGTGGCCGACTCAACCACCACATGAGCGCCATGCTCTAAAGGGCGGAACAAATAACCACCTGCGCCAAATGTATTATCAACTATTAAGGGCAGATCATATTTATTGGCCAGCGCGGCAATTTTTTCAAAATCAGGAATGTTAAAGCCGGGGTTGCCAATAGTTTCAAGGTAAAGCGCCTTGGTATTGCTATCTATCAGTGCTTCGAAGCTTTCGGCGCTGTCGTCGTGGGCGAAACGCGCTTCTACCCCTAAACGTTTAAAAGCTACTTTAAACTGGTTATAAGTGCCACCGTATAAAAACGGAGAGCTTACAAAGTTATCGCCCACCTGTAATATATTGTTCAGGGCAATAAACTGCGCCGCCTGGCCCGATGCTGTGGCTAAGGCAGCAACGCCACCTTCAAGTGCCGCAATGCGTTTTTCAAACACATCGGTAGTGGGGTTCATGATGCGGGTGTAGATATTGCCAAACTCTTTCAACGCGAACAGGTTGGCACCATGCTCGGCATTTTTAAAAACGTATGATGTAGTTTGGTATAAAGGCACAGCGCGTGAGCCTGTTGTAGGGTCTACTTCCTGACCTGCATGTAATTGTAGTGTTTCAAATTTTTGAGTTGACATGGGATGTTGAATTTTAAGTTTTCAGAATTAATTTTTGGATGTTAGATGAATGATTTCAAAGGGTGCCCGCACCCCTGGAAATTGTACACCAATTTTTCAGTAATTGAAAAAGGCGCTTCCCGTCGTTTAGCAGCTTAACAAGCAACACATACACATTGGGCTATTTGAGATAGCAACCAACACATACTCGCGACGGAAATCTTTCCGGTAATTAAAAAAATCTAAAAGCAACAACAGTATTTTCATGGTTGTACATTTATATTCCCCGATGATCCATTCACCGGGCCAGGATTTGGCACCTTCTCCGTTCCGGAGGGTTGCCAGTGGGTTAATGAGCCTGATCTCTCGCCACTTCTTTATAAATCAAACCTTTTGAGGGGCATGATCTTGGTATCGCTACCAAATAATGTTTCAAATATAGGATACAATCATCTATTATGCAAAACAATATTTTGATGTATTTTATATCGTGTTGATAGCCAGTGATATATCTTCTATCAAGTCGTCGATATTCTCTAACCCGACAGATACCCTGAGCAGGTTTTTAGGTGTTTGGGTATCCGGCCCTTCAATCATCGCTCTATGCTCAATCAGGCTTTCAACGCCGCCGAGGCTGGTGGCCTGGGTAAATAATTTCAGGGCGTTAACCACTTTAGCAGCTTTATCCGCGCCGCCTTTAACACAAAAGGAAAGCATGCCGCCAAAGCTTTGCATTTGCTGTGCGGCTATGGCGTGCTGCGGATGCGTGGCTAATCCCGGATACATTACCCGTTCAACTTTTGGATGTTTTTCTAAAAATTCGGCCAGTAGCTGTGCATTTTGTACATGGCCCTTCATGCGGTAGGGCAAGGTTTTAATGCTGCGTACCAGCATATAACAATCCTGAGGGGAGGGGATGGCGCCGCCCATTTCCTGCACCTGCCGTATTTTTTGCCACCAATCGTTTTTGTCGGCTGTAATTAAAGCGCCGCCCATAATATCGCTGTGACCGCCAAAATATTTGGTGGCCGAGTGCATAACCAGGTTGGCACCTAAAGCTAAAGGCTGCTGGCAAAGGGGGGTAGCAAAAGTATTATCGCAAACCACTAACAATTGGTGCTGTTTGGCAATGGCTACGGCTTGCTTAATATCTGTGATTTTAAGTAAAGGGTTTGAAGGTGTTTCGAGCCAGATTAAAACAGTATTGGGTTTGATGTGATCTTGCAAAATGGTTGGATCGTTTACATCAATAAAATCGAACTCTAAAATACCCGCAAATACATTTTTAAGCAAATTGCGCAAGCCGTGGTACATATCGTCCGGCGCAATAATGTGGCTACCGGGCTTGAGCGATTGAAAAACGGCCATACCTGCGGCATTGCCCGATGAAAAAGCCGCGGCATCAGCGCCACCTTCCAGTTTAGTCAGCACGTTTTCCAGCGAGGTGCGGTTGGGGTTGCTTGCCCTGCTGTAAATATAGCCACCCGGATACTCACCCTGCTCGCGGATAAACGTGGTTGAGGTAGTGATAGGCTGTATTACCGCGCCTGTATTGTTGTCGGCGTGGTTACCGGCGTGTATGGCAATGGTTTCTATTTTCATCGGCATTATGTTGACCGGTAAAAATAAGGAATGGCGGGTGAATGTGCTAACAATAAATTGCTGCGTGTGAATAATATGAGCGAATGTGGCGATGTGTTTGATGCTTTGGATGGAATGCTTCTCCTGCCATCTAACCTCAATGCAAACGCACTAAAAAAGTTCATTTGATTTTATTGGCGCAAAAAGGAAAACCTGCTGACAAGGGGGCGCCTACGGAGCCAAAACTTCTTCTTTTTGTCTGCTATAAACAGGAAGCTCCTACCGGAGCTCTTTAACGGTTTGTTTTGACTCCAGCGGAGTCGCCCGTTTATAGGCAGGCCTTTAAGCTGTTGGGGCTCTGTAGGTGCCTCCTCTTACTTTTTTAATGCGTTTGCCCTGTTATAGTGTAGTGGATGTTTACAAGGTTTGGATAGTTACCGCGTGTTAAAGTGTGCTGATATTAATTGTTTATGGCTTTGATAAGCAAGGATAATAAATCTGTCAAAACTGAAGTGATAGCCTGCTCTTAATTTTATTGTTTTTCTTCGGGAGGAGGAAAATGTATACCCTTAACATGGCTCTGAAATTGCTTTTCTCGGCTTTCAAAATCGATGATAGTATCTTTTAAATAGAGCCACCCTTGTTTTTCTGATAGCATTCGACAATAATCTTCAAGTTTTTTTAATTGCCTGGGGTAATTATCACCGTAAACTTTATATTGAGATGGTAAAGCTCGTTCTGGATATATCATAACTTTAAAAGAAGGCGCGTCTTGTATGTTATCTTGAATATATTGAGAATCGAGTTTAGCTTTGTCGATTTCTTTCATCAGGATATTTAACTCGTTTAGGTTGATTTTTGTCCTGACAAAAAAGCTGTCGGTTTTTAAATTGTTTTTTCGCAAAAAGGCTTTTCCCTGATCGTCCACTTTTAGCGAATATGAATATTGCCAACTACTGCTCCATGTATAATCAAGTAATGTAAAGGACGGCTTGTACATATAGCAGCCACATGTTCCAATTATTAATATTGCATAGATAACGTACCTGTAGACTTTGATCATATATGTTTTACGCTAATTTACAGATTGATTCTAAATTAACGCCAATTTCTTTGTTACATCAAAATGATCAAAAAATTGTCCCCTTTATCGTACTTTTGCAGGCAAAGGAATTACAATGGACTCCGAACTATCTTTAACTGTCTTATTGAATAACCCGCTTTTATTGCCCGAACTCAGGGCTATCGCCCAAAAGGTTTACAATAACGAACGAATTACTTTTGACGAGGGCGTTATTTTGTACGAAAAAGGCGAACTGGCTTACCTGGGTACTTTAGCCAACTACATCCGCGAAAAGCGCCACGGCGATAAAACCTACTTTAACCGCAACTTTCATATCGAGCCTACCAATCTTTGTGTTTACGATTGCAAATTCTGCTCCTATTCGCGCTTAATTAAAGAGCGTTCGCAAGGTTGGGAGTATACCATGGAAGAGATGCTCGATATAGTGAAGAAATATGATGGCGAGCCGGTTACCGAGGTACACATTGTTGGCGGTGTACTGCCGCAGTACGATGTGCCATTTTACAGCGAGTTATTTACCCGTATTAAACAACACCGGCCCGAACTGCATGTTAAGGCATTAACGCCGGTTGAATACCATTATATTTTTAAGAAAGCCAAAATTGATTATGCTACCGGTATGAGCCTGATGAAGGATGCCGGCTTGGAATCGATGCCGGGCGGCGGTGCTGAAATATTTCACCCGGAGATACGCGAGCAGATAGCCAAAGATAAATGTACTGCCGACCAATGGTTGCAGATCCATGAGGAATGGCATAAACTGGGCATGCGATCAAACGCAACGATGTTGTACGGCCATATCGAACAATATTGGCACCGGGTAGATCATATGGATAGGTTGCGGCAGTTGCAGGATAAAACCGGCGGCTTCCAAACCTTTATTCCGCTTAAATTCCGTAACCAGGATAACCAGATGTCAAATGTTCCCGAGTCAACCGTAGTTGAAGATTTGCGGAATTATGCTATCGCCCGCATTTACCTGGATAACTTTGATCATATCAAGGCCTATTGGGCCATGATCAGCCGTAACACGGCACAGCTTTCGCTTAATTTTGGGGTAGACGATATTGATGGAACTTTGGATGATACCACCAAAATTTATTCGATGGCGGGGGCTGAAGAGCAAAATCCCGGAATGTCTACCAAACAATTGGTTGAGCTGATTAAACAGGTGGGCAGGCATCCTATTGAGCGCGATACCTTATATCACGTGGTAACTGATTATAATGATTTTGAATTTGCCGACGAGCCTAAACCTCAATTTTATAAATTGCCCGTGATCAATTAAACACATTGATCATCATGAAATAAATGATAGTAAAAACACTGTATATAATTCGCCACGGCCAAACTGATTTCAATAAAAAAGGAATCATCCAGGGCCGCGGAATTAATGCCGAACTGAATGACAGGGGGATTATCCAGGGTAAAGCCTTTTACGATGCTTACCACAACGTGCCATTCGATAAAATTTATATCTCTTGCCTAAAACGCACTGAGCAAACCGTGCACGAGTTTATTGAAGCCGGTATCCCTTACGATAAGTTGTCAGGGCTGGACGAGTTAGCCTGGGGGATTTACGAGGGGCAACCGAGTACTCCCGGTAACAGGGCCGCCTTTTTGCAAATTATGCGCGAATGGGTAGACGGGGATCTGGATCAAAAGTTTGAAGGTGGCGAAAGCCCGAATGAACTACAGGCCCGGCAAAAAGAAGCGCTCAACGTGATCATGAGCCATCCCGAAGAAAAAAATGTATTAATTTGTATGCACGGGCGTGCCATGCGTTTGTTTTTATGCCTGTTAACCGGCATCAGTTTAACGCGTATGGACGAGTTTCCGCATCAAAATGTTGTATTATACAAGGTTACTTATGATGGTAACCAATTTGAAATAGCAGAGTTTAACAACGCTGACCATCTGAAACATCTGGCTCCCGACTTGTGAAAAAAATAAAAATATCCGCTGTTAGTTATACCAATACCAAACCCTTTTTATACGGCTTA
Proteins encoded in this window:
- the mqnE gene encoding aminofutalosine synthase MqnE → MDSELSLTVLLNNPLLLPELRAIAQKVYNNERITFDEGVILYEKGELAYLGTLANYIREKRHGDKTYFNRNFHIEPTNLCVYDCKFCSYSRLIKERSQGWEYTMEEMLDIVKKYDGEPVTEVHIVGGVLPQYDVPFYSELFTRIKQHRPELHVKALTPVEYHYIFKKAKIDYATGMSLMKDAGLESMPGGGAEIFHPEIREQIAKDKCTADQWLQIHEEWHKLGMRSNATMLYGHIEQYWHRVDHMDRLRQLQDKTGGFQTFIPLKFRNQDNQMSNVPESTVVEDLRNYAIARIYLDNFDHIKAYWAMISRNTAQLSLNFGVDDIDGTLDDTTKIYSMAGAEEQNPGMSTKQLVELIKQVGRHPIERDTLYHVVTDYNDFEFADEPKPQFYKLPVIN
- a CDS encoding homoserine O-acetyltransferase family protein, translating into MSAEIFKYSKTFTLECGQKLHGLQIGYHTFGKLNKNRNNVIWVCHALTANSDVLDWWAGLFGENNLFNPEEHYIVCANVLSSPYGSTNPLSINPVTQQPYYLAFPQVTIRDMVHAHQLLADHLGVDQIKVLIGGSLGGQQAMEWSIIEPERINYQILIATNAKHSPWGIAFNESQRLAISTDRTFYANQPDGGSKGLKAARSMALLSYRGYETYQATQQDDDNEKLDNYKSSSYQGYQGEKLLKRFNAYSYWYLSKAMDSHNVGRGRQGVEQALSQVKAPTLVIGIKSDILFPVSEQQYLYQHIPNAVYSEFDSIYGHDSFLIETEILTKTIESFLGNNLNGKVVKMQTA
- a CDS encoding histidine phosphatase family protein gives rise to the protein MIVKTLYIIRHGQTDFNKKGIIQGRGINAELNDRGIIQGKAFYDAYHNVPFDKIYISCLKRTEQTVHEFIEAGIPYDKLSGLDELAWGIYEGQPSTPGNRAAFLQIMREWVDGDLDQKFEGGESPNELQARQKEALNVIMSHPEEKNVLICMHGRAMRLFLCLLTGISLTRMDEFPHQNVVLYKVTYDGNQFEIAEFNNADHLKHLAPDL
- a CDS encoding homoserine dehydrogenase, which translates into the protein MSKKLRIGIFGFGVVGQGLYDIIKTKQLNFEIVKFAIKDPNKKRTLPAELFTTDRDEILDDPEINTVVELINDSKAAFEIVKKALTSGKNVVSASKKMIADNLEELIYLQKQYGTSLLYEGAVCGSIPIIRNLEEYYDNELLHSISGIFNGSSNYILSKVYNEGLDYDTALKQAQDLGFAETDPTSDVGGFDPKYKLVIAAAHAYGVIVKPEEVLNIGIQNLSTYDLQYAKEKRLKIKLVPAAKELDSQHVALFVMPKFVNSTEFLYNVDNEYNGVVVQAAFADQQFFFGKGAGGHPTGSAVLSDIAALRYDYQYEYKKTHEKKDLKFTNDIELNVYVRYDDEELIEALNFDYIHERFYSGKFRFVIGTIKLQNLIANQHRILTENAFVAFAGDLKDVRLSVMDDVATEVL
- a CDS encoding trans-sulfuration enzyme family protein yields the protein MKIETIAIHAGNHADNNTGAVIQPITTSTTFIREQGEYPGGYIYSRASNPNRTSLENVLTKLEGGADAAAFSSGNAAGMAVFQSLKPGSHIIAPDDMYHGLRNLLKNVFAGILEFDFIDVNDPTILQDHIKPNTVLIWLETPSNPLLKITDIKQAVAIAKQHQLLVVCDNTFATPLCQQPLALGANLVMHSATKYFGGHSDIMGGALITADKNDWWQKIRQVQEMGGAIPSPQDCYMLVRSIKTLPYRMKGHVQNAQLLAEFLEKHPKVERVMYPGLATHPQHAIAAQQMQSFGGMLSFCVKGGADKAAKVVNALKLFTQATSLGGVESLIEHRAMIEGPDTQTPKNLLRVSVGLENIDDLIEDISLAINTI
- a CDS encoding O-acetylhomoserine aminocarboxypropyltransferase/cysteine synthase family protein, with the translated sequence MSTQKFETLQLHAGQEVDPTTGSRAVPLYQTTSYVFKNAEHGANLFALKEFGNIYTRIMNPTTDVFEKRIAALEGGVAALATASGQAAQFIALNNILQVGDNFVSSPFLYGGTYNQFKVAFKRLGVEARFAHDDSAESFEALIDSNTKALYLETIGNPGFNIPDFEKIAALANKYDLPLIVDNTFGAGGYLFRPLEHGAHVVVESATKWIGGHGTSIGGVIVDGGNYNWGNGKYPQFTEPSEGYHGLVFADVFGVGGPFGNIQFIIRARVEGLRDFGSSQSPFNSFLLIQGLETLSLRVQRHVDNALELAKWLENHPQVAKVNYPGLESSAHHQLAKKYLKNGFGAVLSFEIKGEKENAGQFINSLQLVSHLANVGDAKTLIIQPSATTHQQLSDTEQAAAGVTPTQLRVAVGIEHIDDIKADFEQAFAKIKHLELEEA